A single Amphiprion ocellaris isolate individual 3 ecotype Okinawa chromosome 1, ASM2253959v1, whole genome shotgun sequence DNA region contains:
- the mthfs gene encoding 5,10-methenyltetrahydrofolate synthetase (5-formyltetrahydrofolate cyclo-ligase) yields MAALRAAKQALRREVKRRVAALSEAEKRRQSLVVSQKLFRHPKYVSSQRIAVFLSMNDEVCTQEILRDVFKRGKTCFIPKYETNSNHMDMLKLNSVQDMDTLPLTSWNIRQPAEDDNSRDEALATGGLDLILMPGLGFDRFGKRLGRGKGFYDTFLERCDRHPKGKPYTIALAFKEQMCQEIPVDDNDVLIDEVLYEDDK; encoded by the exons ATGGCCGCCCTGCGTGCAGCAAAGCAGGCTCTGAGGAGAGAAGTCAAGCGAAGAGTTGCAGCGCTGAGTGAGGCGGAGAAACGACGACAGTCTCTGGTCGTTTCACAGAAG ttGTTCAGACATCCCAAATATGTGTCCTCTCAGCGGATTGCAGTGTTTCTCAGCATGAATGATGAAGTGTGTACTCAGGAAATCCTCAGAGACGTGTTTAAAAGGGGCAAAACCTGCTTCATCCCCAAATATGAGACCAACAGCAATCATATGGACATGTTGAAGCTCAACAGTGTGCAAGACATGGACACACTGCCGCTGACATCCTGGAACATCCGACAGCCTGCTGAAGATGACAACAGCCGAGATGAAGCACTGGCCACAG GAGGTCTGGACCTGATCTTGATGCCGGGCCTGGGCTTTGACCGGTTTGGGAAACGTCTGGGAAGAGGGAAGGGCTTCTATGACACCTTCTTGGAGCGATGTGACAGACACCCCAAAGGAAAGCCCTACACCATTGCCTTGGCCTTCAAAGAGCAGATGTGTCAGGAAATCCCTGTTGATGACAATGATGTGTTAATAGATGAAGTCTTGTATGAAGATGATAAGTAG
- the fah gene encoding fumarylacetoacetase yields MSFIKVDAASDFSIHNLPYGIFSTSDNPKHRIGVAIGDHILDLSVIKSLFQGPVISKHQDVFDQPTLNAFMALGYEAWKETRKTLQVLLSDCEGTLKDDVSLRSRAFVHQSAATMHLPADIGDYTDFYSSRDHATNVGIMFRGKENALMPNWLRLPVGYHGRASSVIVSGTPIRRPSGQTRPDQTKPPVFGPSKQLDIELEMAFFVGGGNRLGEPIPINKAHEHIFGMVLMNDWSARDIQSWEYVPLGPFLGKNFGTTISPWVVPMEALLPFAEPNPVQDPEPLPYLQHHDAYTFNINLFVSLQGQNMAEPKNICKSNFKYMYWTMKQQLTHHTVNGCNVRPGDLLASGTISGPDPESFGSMLELSWRGSKTIDLGGGQTRTFLNDGDEVTITGYCQGDGYRVGFGPCRGTVLPALSN; encoded by the exons ATGTCTTTTATAAAAGTTGACGCAGCTTCTGATTTCTCAATTCACAATCTTCCCTATGGAATATTCTCCACCTCTGACAAT CCCAAACATCGCATTGGTGTTGCCATTGGAGACCACATTCTGGACCTGAGTGTAATAAAGTCTTTGTTTCAAGGACCTGTGATTTCCAAACATCAGGATGTCTTTGACCAG CCCACGCTGAATGCTTTCATGGCTCTTGGTTATGAGGCCTGGAAGGAAACCAGAAAGACTTTGCAAGTGTTGCTGTCAGATTGTGAAGGTACACTGAAAGATGACGTCAGCCTTCGGAGCAG AGCATTTGTCCATCAAAGTGCAGCCACCATGCACCTTCCTGCAGACATCG GTGACTACACTGACTTCTACTCCTCAAGAGATCATGCTACCAATGTTGGCATCATGTTCCGGGGAAAGGAGAATGCTCTGATGCCTAACTG GCTGAGGCTTCCAGTGGGATACCATGGTAGAGCTTCATCAGTGATTGTATCTGGGACCCCCATCCGCCGCCCCTCAGGCCAAACAAGACCTGACCAAA caAAACCTCCAGTGTTTGGCCCATCAAAGCAGTTGGACATTGAGCTGGAGATG GCATTCTTTGTAGGAGGAGGGAATCGGCTAGGGGAACCCATTCCTATCAACAAAGCCCATGAGCACATCTTTGGAATGGTACTCATGAATGACTGGAGTG CTAGGGATATCCAGTCGTGGGAGTATGTTCCACTGGGACCTTTCTTGGGGAAGAACTTTGGGACAACCATCTCCCCTTGGGTCGTTCCCATGGAGGCTCTGTTACCTTTTGCAGAACCTAACCCAGTCCAG GATCCAGAACCCCTTCCATACCTGCAACACCATGATGCTTACACTTTCAACATCAACCTATTTGTGTCACTACAAG GACAGAACATGGCCGAGCCCAAAAACATCTGCAAGTCAAACTTTAAG TACATGTACTGGACCATGAAGCAGCAGCTCACCCATCACACAGTCAATGGCTGCAATGTCAGACCAGGAGACCTGCTGGCGTCTGGTACCATCAGTGGCCCT GATCCAGAGAGTTTTGGCTCCATGCTTGAGCTATCATGGAGAGGATCTAAGACCATTGATCTTGGAGGAGGACAAACTAGAACCTTCTTGAATGATGGAGATGAAGTCACCATCACAg